A portion of the Falco naumanni isolate bFalNau1 chromosome 9, bFalNau1.pat, whole genome shotgun sequence genome contains these proteins:
- the FOXI2 gene encoding forkhead box protein I2 has product MHAFGPPAQPPPHARELLDAAACPGIYPPGRPRPPPAANPYLWLGGPAAPCLPAAPCPPGSAGAERRWPALPPPQECPRPARPPYSYSALIAMAIHSAPGRRRTLSQIYQYVAENFPFYRRSKAGWQNSIRHNLSLNDCFKKVPRGEDDPGKGSYWTLDPNCEKMFDNGNFRRRRKRRAEAGAAEGAGGSGGGPRPPCPAAAAPLYGRAGAQA; this is encoded by the exons ATGCACGCCTTCGGGCCGCCCGCCCAGCCGCCGCCCCACGCCCGGGAGCTGCTGGACGCGGCGGCGTGCCCCGGCATCTAcccgccgggccggccccggccgccgcccgccgccaaCCCCTACCTGTGGCtcggcggccccgccgcgccctgcctgcccgccgccccctgcccgccgggctccgcgggcgcggagcggcgctggccggcgctgcccccgccgcaGGAGTgcccgcgcccggcccggccgccctACTCGTACTCGGCGCTGATCGCTATGGCCATCCACAGCGCGCCGGGCCGGCGCCGCACGCTCAGCCAGATCTACCAGTACGTGGCCGAGAACTTCCCCTTCTACAGGCGCAGCAAGGCGGGCTGGCAGAACTCCATCCGCCACAACCTCTCCCTCAACGACTGCTTCAAGAAGGTCCCGCGGGGCGAGGACGACCCGG GCAAAGGCAGCTACTGGACGCTGGACCCCAACTGCGAGAAGATGTTCGATAACGGCAACTTCAGGCGGCGGAGGAAGCGACGGGCCGAGGCCGGCGCGGCCGAGGGCgccggggggagcggcgggggcccgcggccgccctgccccgccgctgccgcccccctCTACGGTCGCGCCGGGGCCCAGGCGTga